The window TGAAGTTTATGAGGCTCGGATCACCGGCATTCATAGGAACGAATCCTCTTGCAAATCCCCAAGACTTCCTTGGGGAGACAGAGAAGGCCACTTCATTTCTAGGAGTGAATGATCATCGAGTTGTTAGGTTAGAAGCCTACCAGTTGAAAGATGCGACCGACCTCAGGTTCAAAAGAGTGGATAAAAATAGGTTGGAGGATGCACCTCCAATAACTTGGGAATAATTCACCAAGATATTCATCAAGAAGTGGTTGCCGCCGGGAGTTAGGGCCACTCTAGTAGTATCATTTGAGATCTTAAAGAAGGATACTATGTCCATTTTAGAGTGGAACATCAAGTTTAAGAAGTTATCTCGTTATGCCCCTACATTATCCCCATGAATGATGACAAGATTGATCGTTTTGCTCGTGGATTGATTCTGAGTATTTGAAAGGATGCGGCTAGTGGAAGGAGGAACACTACTTATGCTGACTTTGTGGACTTGGCTATGGATCTTGAGAGTATTCATCAAGAGGAAAAGGTTAACAGAGAACAGAACAAGAAGGCTCATACCTTTGGTACTTTTAGTGCAGTGCCCAATTCAGGCAAGGGTCAAAATAGTAGGGGGCCATATGGGCCACCACAACCTATGGTACAGACCGCTTTCAGTGTCCCACTAGTGGCTTATAGTTCAGGACATGGAGGTTAGATTAGACCAACTCAAAGTGACCGCAGGACCACTGAACAGGTTCAAAGTAGTGTAGACTCAAGTTTCAGACATTTTGACTCTTCTCCAGTGATTCGAGCCCCATGCTATGGGTGTGGTCGAACAAGCTacatgaagaggttttgtcctAATAGGCAACAAGGATCGAGGTCCCAGCCGATAGCTTCTACGGCTACTACTTCAGCTACACCACCCCCACCTCGAGGAAATGGGAACCATGGTGGTCGTAATACATGAAAGACACATCAAACAGCTGATATTTCTCTGGGGATTTAGCCTTGTTTCTATGCTATGCCTACTCGCCCTGCTGTAGAGGCTTCAGATATCGTTGTCATATGTATAACTCACTATTTGCACACTTGATGCTTATGCTCTTATGGATCCTAGATCAACGTTTTCCTATGTTACCCATACTTTGCTTTGAATTTTGGGATAATCTAGTACAATTACTTGAACTATTTTCTGTGTCCACTCCGGTTGGAGATTATGTTATTGCTTCTCGCATCTATAGGGGTTGTGTAGTTATAGTCTAGGATCGAGAGACTACAACAGATCTTATTGAGTTTGAAATGGTTGACTTTAACGTAATCATGGGGATGAACTGGTTGTTCAAGTGTTATACCACCCTTGATTATTGTGCTAAAGTGGTCAAGTTTGAATTCCCCAATAAGCCGGTTCATGAATGGAAGCGCAATATTGTCGAACCTcgaggtaagtttatttcttatcttaagTCGAAGAAGATGATTACCAATGGATGCCTCTACCACTTAGTTAGAGTTACAGACATGGATGCTGAGATACCAACTCTTCAATTTGTActagttgtttgtgagtttccagatGTCTTTCCCGATGAACTTCCATGTATTCTGGCGGATTGGATTATTGATTTTGGGATAGATGTAATGCCAGATACACAACTAATATCTATTCCCCCATATAgaatggccccaccagagttaaaagaattgaaggagcatttGAAGGACTTACTCGAAAGGGTTCATTAGGTCAACTGTCTCGCCGTGGGGTGCACcaattttatttgtgaaaaataagatTGGTCTTTGAGAATGTGTATGACTATTAGCAACTTAACAAGGTGactatatgtaacgacccggtcgattATTTTGAGTTCTGGCACatcgttcagtagtttgaggccatgagcaacttcacttcaggtattatgacttgtacgcgtggtcggaattgaaatttcagaagttcagagttaatttggaaagaaaattctcatttcggaagatttaagttggaagaattgactaaggttgatttttgagtaaacggtctcaaaatcaggatttgaatgttccaacaggttcatatgatgatttcggacttgggcgtatgtccgaatcgggttttggatgacccgggagcctttcggcgcctattgtgaaagttggcattttggaagactttcataaatttgggttgaagtataTTTCAATATTATCAATATCTTTTTGGGATTCCGAGTtagggaatagctccgtatggtaattctggtctagggagcgtgtccggatctgtaggtcattttggagtcatttggctaaagctagaaatttgaaggtttttgagaagtttgaccggaagtgtactttttgatatcggggtcggaatctgattccagaagttggagtaggtccataatgtcaaatgtgacttgtgtgcaaaatttgaggacaatcggacgtgatttgataggtttcaacatcgattttaaatgttgaagtttcaaagttcattaagtttgaattggggtgcgattcatgattttgatattgtttgctgtgatttgaggcctcgagcaggtctgtgttatgttatgggataggttggtgtgattggatggggtccagggggcctcggTTGTGTTTCGGGATGGTGTCGGACCATTTTCCTTAGATTTATGATTGCTGGTTTCTAGTGTATcgggtatgcatcgcgatcgcggaatggaggacgcgatcgcgaagagcaaagtgGACTGGTGGGATTTTTACACTACGCAATCGCGTATAATGGTTCGCATTCACGGAAGGTCGAGCTGGAGGTTCTTCGCATTCACGTCGGGGCTGGCCCGTTTGGTGAAGCTTGTTCGATGCGGTCTCATAGAGGGGTTCGCGGTCACGAAAGAGGAAGGGGATGAGCAGTGCAATCGCGTTCtgggcatcgcattcgcgaaagagAAACTTTTAGGCAATAGTTGATTGGTCTTCACGATCGCGAGTggatttccgcgatcgcgaagggaaaagacctgggcagtgttcttttaaaagtcaaggttttggctcatttgcacttcatttcctccatgggagccggtcTTGGAGTGAATTTGGAGCTCCATCTTTATCAtatatgtcaaggtaagtgattcacacctattgcaagttaaatacatagtttatatatggatttagacatgaaaagttgtagaaatttggagttttgaagaaaaacctagaaattggtattcttggactTTTGACCATGAAAATCGGGTATGAaatggagaataaattatatatttgagtttgtaatattatgggtaatgtttatctttgaatattttcgaaatccgggcacgtgggcccgagggtgattttatcaacttttcgaacgaagttggaaattgttataaaatgactaattatgagtattatagtatattttgattcggttgcGTCATATTCGACTAGTTTTGGAGCAACGAACTTCAATTTGAGTTATTGGAgcggctttggagccggttatggaacttcaaagcgaggtaagtctcctttctaaccttgtaagagggaattaagcccataggtgaattaaatcaatgcgtgcttctatttgtgggggctacgtatgcacgaggtgacgagagtccgtgcgtagctactattatgcttaagtccgggtagtctaggaccaaAAAACATGCTATACTTGCGATATTTGTAACCTCATTGTCAAtgtaaattgcttaaatcatatcgaacttggTTAATGAATTTCAAAAGGGCTAAACATCATTTTgcttgacttttaaaagagaaattgccttttcttggataattgccccttgatgaattcttgattgattgtTTCAATGTGTTATCTTTTATGGAACGGGATGAActcctcggtagattaaatagatgcatctatggttcgcgccattcgaccctctggcagtgcacaatttaaatattatattggaacgGGTCGTAtaacctcggcatgatttgtgcatgcttgtattgcttgccttgaaatttatgataattgatatggcctcactggccggagatataaattattaaaagatgaaaataaatttggagatttcttaattataaaagaattgTGTACTCATTTCATCAGATTGGGCTTACAGCCGTTCTACGAAGCCCATACTAAATTTCatcattggtatattaattatagcccatagtaagtctcctttctaaccttgtaagagggaattaaccccataggtgaattaaatcaatacatgcttctatttgtgggggctacgtatacacgaggtgacgagagtccgtgcgtagctactgttatgcttaagtccgggtagtctaggaccaaAAAACATGCTATACTTGCGATATTTGTAACCTCATTGTCAAtgtaaattgcttaaatcatatcgaacttggTTAATGAATTTCAAAAAGGTTAAACATCATTTTgcttgacttttaaaagagaaattgccttttcttggataattaccccttgatgaattcttgattgattatttgaatatgttatcttttgtggaacaggtcgaacgcctcggtagattaaatagatacatctatggttcgcgcatTCGACCCTATGTCAGTGCACATCTCTTTAGATTATTCTTGCCTGTGCGGGGAGATCCAGTGCCTCATTCTCTCATTGTGACTTTGAATCATATTGCTAACACCTACAAAGTAATCAACCGTGGCCTCTCATTGAAAGAAGTGCTCTGTGGCCCATATTTGGAGTAACAGGttatagatcttcaagaaatcaTATCCCTAGGAACATGCGGACAGTGCTCTGAGAATTTTTGCCAATATCATAGGCACTAATGTGGCTTGGATGTTACCCTGGAATGTTGCCAAGACCATGGGTAGTAAGTTGATGTTGATCCTTCCTCTCCTTTGTGGGAAGACCAGCAATCCTAGAAGCGCCAAAGAGAAGGCTTTATGGCGGAGACTTTCCCAGGTATCTTGATCACACTGAAACTCTGCCAGGTACTACATGTAGCTCTCTCAATGTCCAAACCTGTCAAATAATTGGTCCAAGCTTACCCATCCATCTTCAGTGTTCCTCAAACTCTTACTACCTGCCAAAGCCAAAGCATCGGGAAACCTGTAGTCGAGCATGGTGACCGGTAGTATCGGTCTTCTCCTAGTAAATGGAAGCTCTATGAATCTGGTAACTTCTTCCAACGTTGGCACCAATTCACAGTCAACAAACTTGAAAACCACTTTGGTCGTATCCCATAATTCTATCAGCAAACAGGTACGCACCGTGTCAACCCAGATGTTCAGTAAGGCAGTCAATGCTCTTAAGTGCGTCATGATTTTGTCTCCATGCTCTCAGCAGATGTTCTTCCACCATTGCTTCAACCTATGCTGTGCTGCCATGACCATATTGATTTCGGGGATGTTCTGGTTGATTTCCATTTCTGAAGAAAGTAGAAAAGGGTTTGATAAGTGTTTGCTCCGGATCATTAGTGTCTCAACATGATTGGTTCGTCGTTCCACAAAAGGCATATCATTAGGTGCATAACCCGTTTACATTAGGGTGGATTTCCATATTTATTGTTGATGCCAAGGATCGAATAACCTAAGGTTTATGCAGTATGACCTATACTTGCTAGATTACAGTGTTTCCTAACTTCGGAGTTAAACTGAATACCGTGAGAAGTTATGTTACTTGACCTGATAGAGCCATTCTCTGAAactaaagaattttgaaaaaagattCGGAGGGATGTAAAAGATAACCCTCGCatgccattgtgtgtgatagtgtacggCCAAGAATCGATAGGAAAGAGTGTGATGACAGCATATGTAAAACGGTAGCAGATAGTGGGGTACCGATGATAACATTAAAGTGACCAGATAAGTACAAGATGAACAAGTAAGGCAGGTAAGTACATATTTTCAAATTAAGCATAGTTAAAGCAGTACATAAACAAATGTTCCTAAATTTTAGGTCTAGTCTAAATCTGCTAATGTCAGAACCTAAgtgtattccccagcagagtcaccatgttGTTTGTCGTGACCcggaaattcccaccttcgggattgtgatggagcctaacattttacttgctaggcaagccaaccttagagaatcattaaaccaatcctttttccattcagtaattaacaacaattagctaagatgaagtataatgagtgcggaataatataaacactacattaattactaccacccagatctagagtcacaattcacgagcattctataATTCACTACatgtaatagtctgaaagaaatacaactgtttagatgaaagaaacagtaaaacagaaaagatagacggggacttcaaggtctgtgaatgccgacagatctaccttgagtctccggatagcgggtccaacagcacaaatctcgatcaactcgagccagtaccaaaatctgcacagaaagtgcagagtgcggtataagtacaaccaaccccatgtactggtaagtgtcgagcccctcgatgaagtagtgacgaggctaagacaagacaactacaaatcaacttgtacaattgaacagtgtatatacaaataacaacaATGAACGCTAGACAggtaatatcgggagggggaaacatcctgaggggaatacaagataaagaactacagcaGAATGTTAACTGGAACAGTCAATATACTATTAATCAACAGGAATAATGGATACATTAAAGGAAAAATGTATGggatcacccttcatgctttactctcaacctcaccataaaatcaatagaaacggcacggcatcacccttcgtgcattaactctcatatcatggcacggcatcacccttcgtgcattaacactcacaatatggcatgacatcacccttcgtgcattaacactctcccttaccataatgcaatgaacaattaAAAACAGGGAGATAGAACAACATGTACAAGCCTTACTTTAACATTTGGTTctacaatatcaatctcaactttgaaataaatactcaattatcaccagaagatccgtaaacatgataagaacgatcaatttataaacactagtctaaacacgtagcaattaggcataggaaagagacaatatgagaaaaatgggagaaacagggaaaaacaggtaaattggcggcgcataagtactcgtcacctcactgatacgccgctcacatgaatttcacatagcaaatagtttaaggttcctaattccctcaagtcagggttaaccacgacacttacctcgctccaaaggccatTTAATACTCAATCACGACTTTTCCTCTataatccacctccaaaccacttgtatctattcaaaaacgactcaataatatcaaatattgctaaagaatcaattacattgcataaatttagatttcccaaattttcctccaaaagtcaaaaatcgaccccgggcccgctcgATAAAAatccaaggttcggaccaaaattcatttacccattcacccccgagcccggatacataattggttttggaattcgacctcaaattgaggtctaaatcaccaaatttcaaaatccctagtttctacccaaaacccccaaattctaccatgaaaactctagatttttggttgaaaattcatgaaacgtaataggtaattgaaaggaaatggtttagaatcacttaccaacactttgagGAAGAAACCATCTCTTTAAAATCGCCTCTATCCCGTTTGCTTCTTGAAAACTTGAAATAATGGCTAAATCCCGTttttgattctgttttaagtGCTGGCAACAGTGTTCATCACGATCGCGTGAacactatcgcgttcgcgaagtgcagCCTCCTAAGGACTTACACGATCGCGGGAGGCTCTACACATTCACGAAGGTTTAGCCTGCCTTACCTTCGCATTCGTGAGACAGGGCTCACGTTCGCATAGAGTTTCCCAGGTCCCCTGCCCAGCCAAGCTAAAGCTACGGGTTCGCGTTCGacgggtcgcgttcgcatagaacaactccccccaatgcttcgcgttcacgaccatggttttgcgttcgcgtagagtaaaatcctCCCCA is drawn from Nicotiana tabacum cultivar K326 chromosome 22, ASM71507v2, whole genome shotgun sequence and contains these coding sequences:
- the LOC142175938 gene encoding uncharacterized protein LOC142175938, translated to MGMNWLFKCYTTLDYCAKVVKFEFPNKPVHEWKRNIVEPRGKFISYLKSKKMITNGCLYHLVRVTDMDAEIPTLQFVLVVCEFPDVFPDELPCILADWIIDFGIDVMPDTQLISIPPYRMAPPELKELKEHLKDLLERVH